In the Synergistaceae bacterium genome, one interval contains:
- a CDS encoding AEC family transporter — protein sequence MNEIFIIAPIAIVISIGKLLSLSGLVSHDTFRESNSILYWVSLPAMLFRMTAKADLALFDSGWNLFIAAHASYFILPFLAWGLGKLFREERKRLAISALVSMRSNQVFMGMPAISMALGKPGLEALSVFLAMSQAGYQLLSVSSSQFVLSGRFSMRSILEALLKLAQNPLIIACLTGVLCAFAGLNDFPEWIDTVLRVLGDVGTGLALMALGSTISLRSTRGLFRSTWRDCTVKLIFHPLITLLLLIPFPVDRVMMQVVVLTSAMPVAVNSLALSQGMGLDEKYAGEMITSSTILSAVTLPLWIRLLGA from the coding sequence TTGAACGAGATTTTTATTATCGCCCCCATAGCCATCGTGATATCGATAGGCAAGTTGCTCTCCCTCAGCGGCCTCGTGTCTCACGACACTTTCAGGGAGTCTAACTCGATTCTGTACTGGGTCTCCCTTCCCGCCATGCTGTTTCGCATGACGGCGAAGGCCGATCTCGCCCTGTTCGACAGCGGCTGGAACCTGTTCATCGCGGCTCATGCCAGCTATTTCATACTGCCCTTCCTCGCATGGGGGCTGGGAAAGCTCTTCCGAGAGGAGAGAAAGCGCCTGGCCATATCCGCTCTTGTGTCCATGAGATCGAACCAGGTATTCATGGGAATGCCCGCGATATCGATGGCCCTCGGCAAGCCGGGCCTGGAGGCCCTCTCCGTCTTTCTGGCGATGAGCCAGGCGGGATACCAGCTGCTGTCCGTCTCCTCGTCCCAGTTCGTCCTCTCGGGAAGATTCTCGATGCGCTCCATCCTCGAGGCACTGCTTAAACTTGCGCAAAACCCGCTGATAATCGCCTGTCTCACCGGCGTCCTCTGCGCCTTTGCCGGGTTGAACGACTTTCCCGAGTGGATCGACACGGTGCTCAGAGTGCTGGGTGACGTGGGCACGGGGCTTGCTCTCATGGCCCTCGGCTCCACAATATCACTCCGCTCGACGAGGGGGCTTTTCCGCTCCACATGGCGTGACTGCACGGTCAAGCTTATCTTTCACCCGCTCATTACCCTGCTGCTCTTAATCCCCTTCCCTGTCGACAGGGTCATGATGCAGGTAGTCGTGCTGACATCGGCCATGCCGGTCGCTGTGAACTCACTTGCACTCTCGCAAGGGATGGGGCTCGACGAAAAATATGCGGGGGAGATGATCACCTCCTCCACTATTCTGTCCGCCGTCACCCTTCCTCTGTGGATCCGCCTTCTCGGGGCCTAG
- a CDS encoding phosphomannomutase/phosphoglucomutase: protein MQIPNAIFREYDIRGVADRDLSDGTVSSIARAFGTWLKRRDVKTVVIGGDVRHSTPRISSTLIDGLVQTGLDVIDIGVVTTPVLYWGLHRFEAGGGVMITGSHNPKDMNGLKLAYDGATIYGDDIQEVMRMILADDMSDDGPVGTLSKQDIKDEYLRMLLSKCSIGPRKLKVVADSGNGTAGLMIRPYLEALGCEVISLFETPDGSFPNHHPDPQQRKNLAVLTKTVLEEKADVGIAFDGDADRLGVVDEKGEMIWGDILMALYWREILEKYPGADVIVEVKCSQSLIDYTERLGGKPLFWKSGHSVIKAKMKEIGAVFAGELSGHFFFADEYFGFDDSFYAAARLLRIMSSGEAPLSELLSDIPRYPGTAEIRINCPDEKKFDVVASLREKALRDHEAVTVDGVRILYPQGRGWGLVRASNTQPVIVTRCEGRTEQDLESISADVRRRLLAEGLPDFHWTY, encoded by the coding sequence ATGCAAATTCCGAACGCAATATTCCGAGAGTACGACATCCGAGGCGTTGCGGACAGGGATCTCTCCGACGGGACAGTCTCGAGCATCGCCCGCGCTTTCGGCACGTGGCTAAAAAGACGCGACGTAAAGACCGTCGTGATAGGGGGAGATGTCCGTCATTCAACCCCGAGGATCTCCTCCACCCTGATCGACGGGCTTGTACAAACCGGCCTTGATGTCATAGACATCGGCGTAGTCACGACCCCGGTGCTCTACTGGGGCCTGCATCGGTTCGAGGCGGGGGGAGGGGTGATGATAACCGGAAGCCACAACCCCAAGGACATGAACGGTCTGAAGCTTGCGTACGACGGCGCAACCATCTACGGCGACGACATCCAGGAGGTCATGCGGATGATACTGGCCGACGACATGTCGGACGACGGCCCGGTGGGTACTCTCTCCAAGCAGGACATAAAGGACGAATACCTCCGGATGCTGCTGTCGAAGTGCAGCATAGGACCCAGAAAACTTAAAGTGGTGGCGGACAGCGGCAACGGCACGGCCGGGCTTATGATTCGACCCTATCTCGAAGCGCTCGGCTGCGAAGTGATCTCCCTCTTCGAGACGCCGGACGGATCCTTTCCCAACCATCATCCCGACCCTCAGCAGAGAAAGAACCTCGCTGTCTTGACGAAGACCGTCCTTGAAGAGAAGGCCGACGTCGGCATAGCATTCGATGGAGATGCCGACAGACTGGGAGTCGTTGATGAAAAGGGCGAGATGATATGGGGCGACATACTCATGGCCCTCTACTGGCGCGAGATATTAGAAAAGTACCCGGGCGCTGACGTGATAGTCGAGGTCAAGTGCTCCCAGTCGCTGATCGACTACACGGAAAGACTGGGAGGCAAGCCTCTGTTCTGGAAGTCCGGACACTCGGTGATAAAGGCAAAGATGAAGGAGATAGGTGCGGTCTTCGCCGGGGAGCTATCCGGCCACTTCTTCTTCGCCGACGAGTACTTCGGCTTCGACGACTCCTTCTACGCGGCTGCAAGGCTGCTTAGAATCATGTCATCGGGCGAGGCGCCCCTCTCGGAGTTGCTCTCGGACATCCCGAGGTACCCGGGCACCGCCGAGATAAGGATAAACTGTCCGGACGAGAAAAAATTCGACGTCGTAGCCTCTTTGAGAGAGAAGGCCCTGAGAGATCACGAGGCTGTAACGGTCGACGGAGTACGCATTCTCTACCCGCAGGGGCGGGGATGGGGACTGGTCAGGGCCTCCAATACCCAGCCGGTCATAGTCACAAGGTGCGAGGGCAGGACGGAGCAGGACCTGGAGAGTATTTCCGCGGATGTGCGCCGAAGGCTCCTGGCCGAAGGACTCCCTGACTTTCATTGGACTTACTAG
- a CDS encoding tyrosine--tRNA ligase — protein MFEDALKLLKERGHIEWCSNEEELSSLFSSEMVTAYVGFDPTADSLHVGHLIPIMALAWIQRCGHRPIPLAGGGTGLIGDPSGKSKERNLLTVEKTAENMEAVKKQLAHFMRFDCGESSALMINNYDWLGKLTFLEVLRDIGKHFSVNSMVAREYVRSRLEDPEKSISYTEFSYVLLQAYDFLHLYNNYGCKLQMGGNDQQGNIISGVDLIRKKTGETAFGATQPLLLTSSGNKFGKTEEGAVWLDPARTSPYKFYQFWMNTEDETVERLLKLFTFLPLDEIASVMDAQRINPAMREAQKRLAFEVTVIVHGEESAMMAKKVSSVLFGDSFEPRELSREELDMLAGETPGGTASPAFPSPLTDLLVSAGACSSKSEVRRLIKGGGLYLNGEKVVAENASVDDSDLLAGKYLFVRLGKKRIFMVLFN, from the coding sequence ATGTTCGAAGATGCGCTTAAATTACTGAAGGAACGGGGACATATAGAGTGGTGCAGCAACGAAGAGGAGTTGAGCTCTCTCTTCTCCAGCGAGATGGTCACGGCCTACGTGGGATTCGACCCGACAGCCGACAGCCTTCACGTAGGGCACCTGATCCCGATAATGGCCCTTGCGTGGATCCAGCGCTGCGGCCATCGCCCCATTCCTCTCGCCGGGGGCGGCACCGGCCTGATCGGAGACCCCTCCGGCAAGAGCAAGGAGAGGAACCTTCTCACGGTCGAGAAGACCGCCGAGAACATGGAGGCCGTGAAAAAGCAGCTTGCCCACTTCATGCGCTTCGACTGCGGAGAGTCGTCGGCCCTGATGATAAACAACTACGACTGGCTGGGAAAACTGACCTTCCTGGAGGTTCTGAGGGATATAGGCAAGCACTTCTCGGTCAACTCGATGGTGGCCAGGGAGTATGTGCGCAGCAGGCTGGAGGACCCGGAAAAGAGCATCTCCTACACGGAGTTCTCCTACGTCCTTCTCCAGGCCTACGACTTCCTCCACCTGTACAACAACTACGGCTGCAAACTGCAGATGGGAGGCAACGATCAGCAGGGCAACATCATCTCCGGAGTCGACCTCATAAGAAAGAAGACCGGTGAGACGGCGTTCGGTGCCACTCAACCCCTCCTGCTCACATCGTCTGGCAACAAGTTCGGAAAGACGGAGGAGGGCGCCGTATGGCTCGACCCGGCTCGCACCTCCCCGTACAAGTTCTACCAATTCTGGATGAACACCGAGGACGAGACTGTAGAGAGGCTTTTGAAGCTGTTCACCTTCCTTCCCCTGGACGAGATCGCAAGCGTCATGGATGCTCAAAGAATAAACCCGGCCATGCGCGAGGCCCAAAAGAGGCTGGCCTTCGAGGTCACGGTCATCGTCCACGGAGAGGAGAGCGCCATGATGGCGAAGAAGGTCAGCTCCGTCCTCTTCGGGGATTCGTTCGAACCGCGGGAACTCTCCCGTGAAGAGCTCGACATGCTCGCGGGGGAGACGCCCGGCGGAACCGCCTCCCCGGCCTTCCCTTCGCCTCTGACCGACCTTCTGGTCTCAGCGGGGGCATGCTCCTCGAAAAGCGAGGTCAGGCGCCTGATAAAAGGCGGCGGTCTTTACCTGAACGGAGAAAAGGTAGTCGCCGAGAATGCGTCCGTGGACGATTCGGACCTTCTGGCTGGAAAGTATCTCTTCGTTCGCCTGGGGAAGAAGAGAATTTTCATGGTCCTCTTCAATTAG
- a CDS encoding amino acid ABC transporter ATP-binding protein, with product MPALEVRGLKKSFGSLVVLKDISLSIQEGEVVSVIGPSGSGKSTLARCICRLEEIDKGEVLLRGERIDNGKHSNRDIALLVGMIFQQFNLFPHLSVMENITLSPIRILDVPPPEAKERALSLLKRVGMIDKKDARPSELSGGQCQRVAIARALAMNPRILLFDEPTSALDPELVGEVLEVIADLAGTGMTMMIITHEMLFAKDVSDRVLFMDEGGIVEQGPPSELFTAPKMPRTRLFLQRMLATVGKELIQAP from the coding sequence ATTCCAGCACTCGAAGTCCGCGGGCTGAAAAAATCTTTCGGCAGCTTGGTCGTCCTTAAGGATATATCTCTTTCCATTCAGGAGGGAGAGGTAGTGTCTGTCATAGGGCCGAGCGGCTCGGGCAAGAGCACCCTGGCTCGCTGCATATGCCGCCTCGAGGAGATAGACAAGGGCGAGGTCCTTCTGCGCGGAGAAAGAATCGACAACGGAAAGCACTCGAACCGAGATATCGCCCTCCTCGTAGGAATGATATTCCAGCAGTTCAACCTGTTCCCCCACCTCTCCGTCATGGAGAACATCACCCTGAGCCCGATCCGCATACTGGACGTTCCGCCGCCCGAGGCGAAGGAGAGGGCCCTGAGCCTGCTGAAAAGAGTCGGAATGATCGACAAGAAGGACGCCCGCCCCAGTGAGCTTTCAGGCGGCCAGTGCCAGAGGGTGGCGATAGCGCGCGCCCTGGCCATGAACCCGCGCATACTGCTGTTCGACGAGCCGACGAGCGCGCTCGACCCGGAGCTTGTAGGCGAAGTGCTGGAGGTCATAGCGGACCTGGCTGGCACCGGGATGACCATGATGATAATAACGCACGAGATGCTCTTCGCCAAGGACGTCTCGGACAGGGTCCTGTTCATGGACGAGGGCGGCATTGTCGAGCAGGGGCCGCCCTCCGAGCTGTTCACCGCCCCGAAGATGCCGCGCACCAGGTTGTTCCTGCAGAGGATGCTGGCAACCGTGGGCAAAGAGCTCATCCAAGCTCCCTGA
- a CDS encoding nucleoside kinase, whose product MAFTITVKNGPVFSSDVPITARTVLSECNPDGERSNIVAWRVNNYLRSLDWVIEDDATVEFIDTSSFEGMEVYRRSLSFLLVLACKRALRKDVLIRHSISEGCYWDFVDGEISVDDISAILGTMDELVKKDLPFVRKVVSLDKARRIFERQGSGEVARLFQWGAVDPVELYRCADMYGYYYAPLAPSTGYLKLYGLRKLGPGMVLRFPTISYPSSLPPFRASKNLSGVFLDYADWLEVLELGTMDSLHRKVAEGKAQEVILVSEAFHSRNLGRIADEVASREKVKVVAIAGPSGSGKTTFSERLKIQLLVSGRNPVTLAMDNYFVDREFTPRDDEGHYDFEVVEALELDLLQDQLKRLLSGERVQTPQFDFIEGKKKPGKIIELGPRDILIMEGIHGLNSKVTCAIPDDAKYGVFVSPLTGVNFDKHNRTSTTDNRLVRRLIRDARTRGHPAESTLMMWPKVIKGSMKYVFPYQKRADAMFNSSLPYEMAVLRAYVDPILHKVPEGSPVYGEAQRLLSMIKFVPIIPTESIPNNSIIREFLGGSCFEV is encoded by the coding sequence ATGGCTTTTACAATCACAGTCAAGAATGGGCCCGTATTTTCAAGCGATGTCCCCATAACGGCCAGAACAGTTCTTTCGGAGTGCAATCCCGATGGAGAGAGAAGCAACATAGTCGCCTGGAGGGTGAACAACTACCTTCGCTCCCTGGACTGGGTGATAGAGGACGACGCGACGGTAGAGTTCATCGACACGTCGTCGTTCGAGGGAATGGAGGTCTACAGGCGTTCACTTAGCTTCCTCCTAGTGCTCGCGTGCAAGAGAGCGCTGAGAAAGGACGTCCTGATAAGGCATTCGATAAGCGAGGGCTGCTACTGGGATTTCGTGGACGGAGAGATCTCCGTGGACGATATATCCGCGATACTGGGCACCATGGACGAGCTGGTGAAAAAAGACCTCCCCTTCGTGCGCAAGGTCGTATCGCTCGACAAGGCCAGGAGGATATTCGAGCGCCAGGGGAGCGGAGAGGTGGCGAGGCTCTTTCAGTGGGGGGCCGTCGACCCGGTGGAACTCTACCGGTGCGCGGACATGTACGGATACTACTACGCCCCCTTGGCGCCCTCAACCGGCTACCTGAAGCTTTACGGCCTGCGAAAACTGGGACCCGGGATGGTCCTCCGCTTTCCGACCATCAGTTATCCTTCGTCGTTGCCACCCTTCAGGGCCTCGAAGAACCTCTCGGGGGTCTTCCTGGACTATGCGGACTGGCTTGAGGTCCTGGAGCTCGGCACCATGGACAGTCTTCACAGGAAAGTGGCCGAGGGGAAGGCGCAGGAGGTCATACTGGTATCCGAGGCGTTCCATTCGCGTAACCTGGGGAGGATAGCGGACGAGGTGGCATCCCGTGAAAAAGTGAAGGTCGTGGCGATAGCCGGCCCCTCCGGCTCGGGGAAGACCACCTTCTCGGAGAGGCTGAAGATCCAGCTCCTCGTCAGCGGGAGGAACCCGGTAACCCTAGCCATGGACAACTACTTCGTCGATCGAGAGTTTACACCCAGAGACGACGAGGGGCATTACGATTTCGAAGTAGTCGAGGCACTCGAGCTCGACCTGCTTCAAGATCAACTTAAGCGCCTTCTCTCCGGGGAGAGGGTCCAGACCCCCCAGTTCGACTTCATCGAGGGGAAGAAAAAGCCGGGCAAGATCATTGAGCTCGGGCCGAGGGACATCCTGATCATGGAGGGTATTCACGGCCTCAACTCGAAGGTCACATGCGCCATCCCGGACGATGCCAAGTACGGGGTCTTCGTCTCGCCACTCACCGGCGTGAACTTCGACAAGCACAACAGGACCAGCACCACCGACAACAGGCTTGTCAGGCGGCTCATCAGGGACGCCAGGACCAGGGGTCATCCGGCAGAATCCACCCTGATGATGTGGCCAAAGGTCATCAAAGGCAGCATGAAGTACGTTTTTCCGTACCAGAAGAGAGCGGACGCGATGTTCAACTCCTCGTTGCCCTACGAAATGGCCGTCCTGCGTGCCTACGTGGACCCGATCCTTCACAAGGTCCCCGAGGGCTCGCCCGTCTACGGCGAGGCTCAGAGGCTGCTGTCGATGATAAAGTTCGTCCCGATAATCCCGACGGAGAGTATACCGAACAATTCGATAATCAGGGAGTTCCTGGGGGGATCCTGCTTCGAGGTGTAA
- a CDS encoding MBL fold metallo-hydrolase, with translation MRLKTIGAAGEVTGSCYLLECAGTRVLVDCGIFQGRDDDRKNRAPFPFSPSSIDAVLLTHAHLDHSGRIPLLVKEGFKRKVLGTLPTMELVKVLWYDSANLMREEAEWKTKKNSRRGLPKVVPLYGTDDVDRTIGILSAVGYDDKISVAPGVDVRFRDAGHILGSAILEIWLEEDDKQVKIVFSGDLGPQKTVMERTPAVITSADYVVLESTYGDRLHKSTEESREEFRHVITSSLKDRAKVFIPSFVVDRAQRILYELSLLKDEGAVDPAVPVFFDSPMGVKATEIYQKHMNLLSSEIQQYLNLGKDPFAPDKLKYVTSVEESQAINSVKHGVVVAGSGMANGGRIVHHLKHGIWNPHNHIVFVGYQANGTLGRRIVDGEKNMRIAGEEVNVKAQVHTINGFSAHADRDDLLTWAGNFTTSPLFIITHGEPASSSALSKTFNDAGMKAAVPSPGQEIELVPNGATDMHRLAEQPVVLARDEASSLLSDIQSMVTVMRGLATPVQGEETISLLKSSKILLETAYDRVNKSSVEIDEG, from the coding sequence ATGAGGCTCAAGACGATAGGCGCAGCCGGCGAGGTTACGGGATCCTGCTATCTGTTGGAGTGCGCGGGGACCCGCGTCCTCGTTGACTGTGGAATATTCCAGGGCAGGGACGACGACAGAAAGAACCGTGCTCCCTTTCCTTTCTCTCCCTCGTCCATCGACGCCGTGCTCTTAACCCACGCTCACCTGGATCATTCAGGGAGGATTCCCCTGCTCGTGAAGGAGGGCTTCAAGAGAAAGGTCCTTGGGACTCTGCCGACGATGGAGCTGGTGAAGGTCCTCTGGTACGACTCAGCGAACCTCATGAGGGAGGAGGCGGAGTGGAAGACCAAGAAGAACTCGCGAAGAGGTCTTCCAAAGGTGGTGCCTCTGTACGGGACGGACGACGTCGACAGGACGATCGGCATCCTGTCGGCCGTGGGCTACGACGATAAAATTTCAGTGGCCCCCGGCGTGGACGTGCGCTTCAGGGACGCCGGACACATACTCGGCAGCGCCATCCTGGAGATATGGCTGGAGGAGGATGACAAGCAGGTGAAGATCGTCTTCAGCGGAGACCTCGGCCCTCAAAAAACCGTCATGGAGAGGACACCGGCCGTCATCACCTCCGCCGATTACGTCGTCCTGGAGTCCACCTACGGGGACAGGCTGCACAAAAGCACGGAGGAGAGCCGCGAGGAGTTTCGCCACGTGATAACTTCGTCGTTGAAGGACAGGGCGAAGGTCTTCATCCCCAGTTTCGTCGTGGACAGGGCCCAGAGGATACTCTACGAGCTTTCGCTGCTCAAGGACGAGGGGGCGGTAGATCCGGCGGTCCCCGTCTTCTTCGACTCCCCCATGGGAGTCAAGGCCACCGAGATCTATCAGAAGCATATGAACCTGCTCTCCTCCGAGATACAACAGTATCTGAACCTCGGAAAAGACCCCTTCGCCCCGGACAAGCTCAAATACGTCACCAGCGTCGAGGAGTCCCAGGCGATAAACTCCGTGAAACATGGAGTGGTGGTAGCGGGGAGCGGCATGGCGAACGGCGGTCGCATCGTGCATCACCTGAAGCACGGGATCTGGAATCCCCATAACCACATAGTATTCGTCGGCTACCAGGCGAACGGCACCCTGGGTCGGAGGATAGTAGACGGGGAGAAGAACATGCGTATCGCGGGCGAAGAGGTCAATGTGAAGGCACAAGTTCACACCATCAACGGCTTTTCCGCTCATGCCGACAGAGACGACCTGCTGACGTGGGCGGGCAATTTCACCACGTCTCCGCTGTTTATAATTACTCACGGTGAGCCGGCATCATCCTCCGCACTGTCGAAGACATTCAATGACGCCGGCATGAAGGCGGCAGTGCCATCACCGGGGCAGGAGATCGAACTCGTTCCGAACGGCGCGACCGACATGCATCGCTTGGCGGAGCAACCGGTCGTGCTGGCAAGGGACGAGGCAAGCTCTCTTCTCTCGGACATCCAGTCCATGGTGACGGTGATGAGAGGCCTGGCGACGCCTGTCCAGGGAGAGGAGACGATCTCCCTGCTGAAATCCAGCAAGATTCTGCTGGAGACGGCTTATGACAGGGTCAACAAGAGCTCGGTGGAGATCGACGAAGGGTAA
- a CDS encoding lysophospholipid acyltransferase family protein, producing the protein MKFKTCLINSLAAFSRPGWRASLVHAFCLAVLRIVRPRINVARENLGSVFPDATDSWIRDTVNGVYSHLSWMVAEYLALQRDPRLALNWMRAVEGKEILDELKASGSGAIILTGHLGNWELLAAWLAQSGYPLSAVVRNPDDSEVAALIASYRTKAGVGFFEKQHVMKEAVRFARKGGFLGLLIDQAWNISGVPTTFLGRPCYTASGPAAIAKLAGVPVVPVASYRVAPFKHQVFISDPITMNEDTAGKEEYIKKNTEIMNKTVEKMILNRPEQWLWLHRRWRY; encoded by the coding sequence TTGAAATTCAAGACTTGCCTTATCAACTCCTTGGCCGCCTTCAGCCGCCCCGGCTGGCGGGCGAGTCTGGTCCATGCCTTTTGCCTGGCGGTTTTGAGGATTGTCCGACCGAGGATCAACGTGGCACGCGAGAACCTCGGATCGGTCTTCCCGGACGCTACCGACTCATGGATCCGTGACACGGTGAACGGCGTATACAGCCACCTATCCTGGATGGTAGCCGAGTACCTGGCCCTGCAGCGAGACCCGCGACTGGCGCTCAACTGGATGAGGGCGGTCGAGGGCAAGGAGATCCTTGACGAGCTCAAGGCCTCCGGCAGCGGGGCGATCATCCTCACCGGTCACCTAGGCAACTGGGAGCTGCTGGCCGCGTGGCTGGCTCAATCCGGCTACCCCCTTTCCGCCGTGGTCAGGAATCCCGATGACTCCGAGGTGGCGGCGTTGATCGCCTCTTATAGAACCAAGGCGGGCGTCGGCTTCTTCGAGAAGCAGCACGTGATGAAAGAGGCAGTGCGCTTCGCGCGCAAGGGCGGCTTTTTGGGGCTTTTGATCGACCAAGCGTGGAATATCTCCGGCGTGCCCACAACCTTCCTGGGGCGGCCCTGCTACACCGCGAGCGGACCGGCGGCAATTGCGAAGCTTGCCGGGGTTCCGGTCGTCCCAGTGGCCTCGTACAGGGTCGCGCCCTTCAAGCACCAGGTATTCATCTCCGATCCAATAACCATGAACGAGGATACGGCAGGCAAAGAGGAGTACATCAAGAAGAACACGGAGATTATGAACAAAACCGTGGAGAAGATGATCCTTAACCGTCCTGAACAGTGGTTGTGGCTTCACCGCAGATGGAGATACTGA
- a CDS encoding glycosyltransferase, which translates to MAKRGVSGPVNCYWYVSDSLRPWEAAVAGSLARALIKNGVEITSYSAAGTESLGVPGLLSWRSMTTVERMTTVGTRGKLWHLWGTPPPWWRLIRLRSRTVHTRFNQLSRWEGHPTALTTSAFDSSVSYIPPAFEMKMSWGAEEDKDPSSEGRPALFLLSGAIDEGRMYAESAASLSSMLLDFDRADEGMNLLSSDNCILLLPQPTSSLSLLAALAALMGVPTVAAGSSSLNELLGEEGYVHLASPSPEDIRSAFSLVLGEGGRSASAFARRNVAESYPPEKGARKLKEIYERLAGSSS; encoded by the coding sequence GTGGCAAAGAGAGGGGTGAGCGGACCTGTGAACTGCTACTGGTACGTCAGCGATTCGCTTCGCCCTTGGGAGGCGGCGGTCGCCGGTTCTCTTGCAAGGGCGTTGATAAAAAACGGGGTGGAGATCACCTCATACTCTGCGGCCGGCACTGAGTCCCTCGGCGTGCCGGGGCTCCTCTCATGGCGTTCCATGACGACGGTCGAGAGGATGACCACGGTCGGCACCCGGGGAAAGCTCTGGCACCTATGGGGGACTCCACCCCCCTGGTGGAGGCTGATACGACTGAGGTCGAGGACCGTCCATACGAGATTCAACCAGCTTTCCAGATGGGAGGGACACCCGACGGCGTTGACCACCTCGGCATTCGACTCGAGCGTCTCATATATACCCCCTGCCTTCGAGATGAAGATGAGCTGGGGGGCCGAGGAGGATAAAGACCCCTCCAGCGAAGGCCGCCCCGCTCTCTTCCTGCTCTCCGGGGCGATCGACGAGGGGCGCATGTACGCCGAGTCCGCAGCATCCCTATCCAGCATGCTCCTCGACTTCGACCGGGCCGACGAGGGGATGAATCTTCTCTCTTCGGACAACTGCATACTCCTTCTTCCGCAACCCACCTCCTCTCTGTCGCTCTTGGCGGCACTTGCCGCCCTGATGGGGGTGCCCACGGTGGCAGCCGGCTCCTCAAGCCTGAACGAGCTGTTGGGTGAGGAGGGGTACGTGCATTTAGCCTCCCCTTCGCCGGAGGATATCAGGAGCGCCTTCTCCCTCGTTCTCGGAGAAGGGGGCAGAAGCGCCTCGGCCTTCGCCAGGCGTAACGTGGCGGAGTCGTACCCTCCTGAAAAGGGAGCGAGAAAACTGAAGGAGATATACGAGAGGCTGGCAGGGAGTTCCAGTTGA
- a CDS encoding amino acid ABC transporter permease produces MTLDFTAITPYFHMLLKGAQITIHASLLALFCGTVLGVFVGAVRVAPFGALRSIAAAYIYVIRGTPLLIQLFLIYFGLPSLGLNLPAFTAGIIGLTINSSGYVGEIVRGGIEAVPKGQWEASKVLGLSYLGTMRYIILPQAIRNMLPAIGNEFVTLIKESSLLSTLAITELTMVGQQVRSVTYASFETFIMVGLIYLVMTSATSLALQYIEKRWTVA; encoded by the coding sequence ATGACTCTTGACTTCACAGCAATCACCCCATATTTTCACATGCTTCTCAAGGGTGCGCAGATCACAATTCACGCGTCCCTCCTAGCTCTTTTCTGCGGTACCGTCCTTGGTGTTTTTGTCGGAGCGGTCCGGGTGGCGCCGTTTGGGGCGCTGAGGTCGATCGCCGCGGCATATATCTACGTGATCAGGGGCACTCCCCTGCTTATCCAGCTGTTCCTGATCTACTTCGGGCTGCCCTCGCTGGGATTGAACCTGCCGGCCTTCACGGCGGGGATCATCGGCCTGACCATCAACTCCTCCGGGTACGTGGGCGAGATCGTCCGGGGAGGGATAGAGGCCGTCCCCAAGGGGCAATGGGAGGCCTCCAAGGTACTCGGACTGTCCTACCTTGGCACGATGCGATATATCATACTGCCGCAGGCGATCCGCAACATGCTGCCCGCCATCGGGAACGAGTTCGTCACCCTTATCAAGGAGTCATCGCTGCTCTCGACTCTGGCCATAACGGAGCTTACGATGGTCGGACAGCAGGTTCGCAGCGTGACCTACGCATCCTTCGAGACGTTCATAATGGTCGGCCTGATCTACCTTGTCATGACCAGCGCGACAAGCCTCGCCCTGCAGTACATTGAAAAACGCTGGACAGTAGCCTAA